The region CACTATACCAGATAAGTTGGAAAGGTACCATGATTATTGATGgggtttttaatggtgaacattccCATAGGCCTACCGCATGAATTTCTCGCAAGGTGTCAGCAGTACAGCGTACCACCACGTGCCAGCCGTTGATTCGAttcgatgatctgtatatggtggtGCTCACAACTGCTGctgcttccatccatcgctgctttTTTTAGTGGGTTctgcttatttatttatttattttgagccTATTTTGAGTGGGTTCTGCTGCTGTTTTTTATTTTGAGGATGACTTCTGCTTTTTTTAGTCGTGCTGCTTCATTTATTGTGCAGTCGTCAGTTTTTTTAGCATGTTGTGCAGTCGCCAGTGGGACGGTGGCTTCGACAAAGGGGCCCATGAGCCCGCGGGCGCATGGCTAATAGTCATAGGCCCATGATGAAGCCCATTCATACCAAAGAAAAATCTATCCGACTATCGCCATGGCTCCATCTCTCTTCTCACAAAAAATCCAAACAAAAAAGAAACCCAAAAAATCCACGGCAGCAGAGTTCAAATCACAGTCCACACCCTTTCAAATAAACAAATCACAGTCCCCACAGCAGACGCAGACAACATCTTCTTCATCTAATGTCTCAGGCTTGACCTGAACAAACAAAAGCCAAACCTGCCCTCACGCTGCATCACCCACACACCACCACTCACTCCCGAAATCTCACCaaccaaacaaagcaagataaacaATGGCAATACTACGTTAGAAACAAATCCCCAAGTCACTGACACTCCCAAATATGAATATCCTTTTGCTGCCCTCGGCCACTCGCTCTCGCGGCAGGTCCCACTGTCATCGCCATCTTCCCGAGTAGCAGTCCAATTTATCTTGGGCGCAAATGGCACGGTGCGTTGtagtgttttctttcttttcttgtcCGCGTTTGCGTGCGCGTCGCCGAAGACGCCAAGCGAGAACGGTGACGCATCCGGTCGACTTATGGCTGCGTGGAAACCGtacacttgtgcgtgtgtgtgtgcacgtGCCGTGCGTTGCAATCTGTACGTGTTGTGTGTGGTTTTCGTCATAGTTCTGCCATTTTTCCATGAAAAATAATGAATAAAGAAGAAAACGAAATCCAACAGCTTGAAAAAGAGAGAGGGAACGGACTCTGTGCGGATTTCCTCTTGCCCATCAACCGTCTCGATCTGCGACACGTGCCTTGTGGGCCGCACGTCTGTTTTTGTCTTTTCTTCCATATCTCCTCGACGATTCTATCCCATTTGCATTGTTCCTCTTCAATGGATCCCCTTTGTGTGTGCTCTCTCTCGCCAAGTGCCCCCTCTGGTAAGCTGGGAGCCTCATCCGCCCTTCCCTTCCGCTCTCGCTCACCCATGACGGGTGCTCACGCTGTTGCAAGGACGCGACGACTGCTGCACTGTGAGGGGGCGACGATTGTTGCCCTGCTGGTGACAACCACCCCGACCACGGGGGCGACAACTTTTTCGTTGTTGTTGACGACGACGATGTTGTAGTCGCATCGGTGAAGGCGCTGCTACTCCTGTCCCCCATTTATGAGGGGTTCAAANNNNNNNNNNNNNNNNNNNNNNNNNNNNNNNNNNNNNNNNNNNNNNNNNNNNNNNNNNNNNNNNNNNNNNNNNNNNNNNNNNNNNNNNNNNNNNNNNNNNNNNNNNNNNNNNNNNNNNNNNNNNNNNNNNNNNNNNNNNNNNNNNNNNNNNNNNNNNNNNNNNNNNNNNNNNNNNNNNNNNNNNNNNNNNNNNNNNNNNNNNNNNNNGGCGTTGTTGCTCCGGCTTCTCACGTCGATGGTCCAAATCCCTCACGGACGCAACGACAAAAAGGGGCGACTCTGCTTCAGCGAAAACTGACGGTGCTCCAGCCACGACGGAGGTTTCAACAACGTGGGTGGTGTTTCTGCAGCGTCATCGGTGTTGCGATCATCACATTGTTGGTGTTGTAACCATGACGAGGTTTCAGCAATGTGGGCGGTGCTTTTCACAGCATCTCCGATGTGCGACCACAACATCGCCAGTGTTGCAACAACAACTCCGATGACACCAACAATGTTGTGCAATGACGTCTTTGCAATGTTGACGGCGTTGTGCTCGCAACACATGCAATGTCCCGGGGTGACGACTTGCAACGTAGACCATTTTGCGGGGGAGGGGAATGCCATAGTCCATCTTAAGGGGACCCTACGAAAAGCGATCCGGTCAGTATTTGCAAAAGAACAGCAGGATGACGCGTAGCACAGACCATTTATATTTAAAGATACATAAGCCAGAGGCAATACAAGCTTTGTACTAGTATTAATTATTTTTCTATCTATAACATAAAGCGTGGAGACCTTTTCCAAAAATAAAAGAGCTTGGAGAAAAAGTGAAGAAAATTGGAAAATCACCAGATTTTCTCCTCCTCCTATATTAAACTCCCCCCAaccccctcctcttcctcctccggaACACCACACCACACTACAGCCCAGCCTCCACTCCACGCCTCACCTCGCTCCCTCGCCACGACTATCTGCCAGCCAATGTCGGCTCCCGCCCACGCGATACGCCGCACAGCCCGCCCCCTCTCCTCGTGAGATCGCCGCGCCGCTCCCCGCTCCCGCCGCCACGCGCCGCCCGCCCACCCCCTCCAATCGCGAGCCCTCCCGCCCGCATCTCGTGCCTCCGACGTTCCCGGCCGACGAGCGGCGCTCTTTTCCGCGCGGAATCCGAGCGCCCCGTGCGCCCTTCGCCGCCCGCGGGATCCGCAAGGCCGTGGGAGCGGAGCGGGCATCGCCGGGGGAGAGGGACAATGGCGGCAGCCGCGCCACCGCTCTGCGCGTGGCTCGTCGCCGCGGGCGCGCACGCGGACTGCGGGGCGGACGAGCACCACCGCCAGCAGCACCGCCAGACGCAGTGCCTCGACGCCGGCTCCGGCGCGATGTTCGGCCTCGACCGCCGCCCCCTCGGGGCGCGGCGCCGTGGGTCCGCGCGCTCTGGTGAGACTCGCACGCGCCCTGTCTCCCGCATTTGTCCCTTGTTGCTCTTGCTTGGACCGTGCCACGAACGTACGCGCGAATCCGGGTGCAATTTCGGAGCATCGGTTGTATCGCCCGGGGTCAGGGTGCGGGTTTAATCCCGTTCCATGGTGTCACATTCTGCGTCTACGCTCGTCATGCGTGTGGTGATGGAGGATATTCCATGTTTTGTGCCAAGGATATTTCATGTGGTTTTTTTTGGTATCGCTGTCGAGATTCACACGTTTGTGGTGAATCGGCTGCATCGGCATTGTTTTCGTTTATCTTGTCTGGCTCTGCTTGTTTGCATTTGCTATGAGGATACGCCGCGGGAATTTGACTCTTGACTAGAGAGCCTGTAAACAGAATGAgattgcatagcattagtctataaaAACTGAGGTTATTAACTGAAAGTGTGACACTCCAAAACCCTGAAAAATGTTGTCATAAGCAACATAATTTTGATCATCCACCAATCAGCAAAGAAACTGTAGTCCTACAATATTTCTTTCCTTTTCGCATTAACTGAGCTGTATATCAGTGGTTCATGTGTGATATTGGTCTCGCTGTCAGCTTATGCGCATATGAGTGGGATCCATACGTTTGTTGCAAATTGGCTGCATCGACAATGCTGCGTTTAGCTTTGGCTAGTTCTGCTTGTTTGCATTCCTTATGAGCACAGGACACACGGCTTTGACTCTTGACCACAAAGTGTAGAGCTTGAGCTAGTTTGAAGTTGAGGAAGTGCATGAAAGACTTAAGGAAACCTGAAAACTATTGTCATAGGAAACCCAGTTTGGATTATCCACCAATCAGCCAAAAAAAACTGCAGTCATTCAATATTTTTCTTCCAGCATTAATTAAGTTGTGTAGGAGTGGATGTGGCATGGCGTGTCAAATGAGGCACTTGACGAAGTGTTTGAGATGCGTGCGTCTGTCGAGAATGTCACTTGTCTGCTTATGCCTGCCGGTTGTTCGTCACATGTGCTGGCTCAAGCAGACTAGGAGGGTTTCTCCCTTAAAAAATTGCAGGCAAGGGTCTAACGAAATGTGTTGCAATTTGCAGGAATGGCCATGTCTGTTGCCTTGCAGCCTGAAAGGGTAATTGTCGAGAAGAAGAGACCTGATGTTAAACAAAGGAGAGTGGTCGTCACTGGCATGGGTGTAGTGACGCCACTGGGTCATGATCCTGATGTGTTTTACAACAACCTTCTTGACGGTCATAGTGGAATAAGCGAGATTGAGACGTTTGACTGCTCCAAGTTCCCCACGGTAATACATGGCTGATGGTTTACTTCCTTTATGTACAGTTGAGGCAGGATCACTGTTGCAATCTAGTTGAATATGTTCTTTCAGGGATTGACATGTGGATTTGTGTACAGAGAATTGCAGGAGAGATCAAATCCTTCTCTACCGAAGGTTGGGTTGTACCCAAGCTATCTAAGCGAATGGACAAGTTCATGCTGTATTTGATAACTGCTGGTAAGAAAGCATTGGAAAATGGTGGGCTCACTGAAGAAGTCAGGAATGACTTGGATAAAACCAGATGTGGGGTTCTCATTGGATCTGCGATGGGCGGCATGAAGGTGTGGATTTCCCTGCTGTACTAATATAGTTATATCTCTAAAATGATGATTATTTTTTGACAGATGCCTTTTTCCAATAATTTCATACAAGTTACGATATAATATCATGCAGGTATTTAATGACGCGATTGAAGCGTTAAGGGTTTCTTACAGGAAAATGAACCCGTTTTGTGTTCCCTTTGCTACTACTAATATGGGTTCTGCAATACTTGCAATGGATCTGGTAATATACAATATCTTTTCATGCATGGTTAAGACCATAGTTATTATACTCAAAACAGAAGAAGGAAAACGACTATAGTtcttgatggctatattttctgttaTTCATAGGGCTGGATGGGGCCAAATTACTCTATTTCCACTGCATGTGCCACCAGTAACTTTTGTATCCTCAACGCAGCAAACCATATCAGAAGAGGGGAGGCTGTAAGTAACTCCATGATTTTATGATCTATGGGGGAGTAACGCATTTTCTAATAATTTTTTCAAATCCTCCAGGATGTCATGCTTTGTGGTGGTTCTGATGCGCCACTCATCCCAATTGGTATGTGATCCTGATAATTGTTAAAACTAGAAAGGACAATTTCTATTCTAACTCCAACAACGTCGTTGTCTCTTTTCAGTTTCCCACTTTTTATCCCGATTTTCGCTGTTTTGAGACTTTAAGATGTTTCATGCAGGATTGGGAGGTTTTGTTGCCTGCAGAGCTCTTTCACAGAGGAACAGTGACCCAACAAAAGCTTCCCGGCCCTGGGATATGGTTAGTGTACTTTGCTTTACAAAATCGATGTTGCTAGACACTTTGCTTCATGCACATTAGCCGGCTATTTTCTTTTCAAGATCAGTTTGCGGACCGAATGTAACTATCTATATTTAGCTATCCAAACACACTGCCGCTTTGCTGGCTTATGGGCTTTTTTGAAATGAACTTTGTGGCTTGGTTTTTGCATCGTGCCATATTTTAACAGCGTATATTTTGTGTTGTAGGACCGTGATGGTTTTGTTATGGGAGAAGGGGCAGGCGTGCTAGTATTGGAAGAACTTGAGCATGCTAAGGTTCTATACATACTTTTGCATTAATCCCTGTCATATGGATCTGTTGCTTGTTATTTTTCAGTTGGGTTGACTTGATACTAATGTTCAACTGTTCAACACTTTCTGCTCTGGGTGAATGTTCTGCAGCAAAGAGGTGCAACAATATATGCTGAATTTCTTGGTGGAAGCTTCACATGCGATGCTTACCATATGACTGAGCCGCATCCTGAAGGTGAAAATACACATTCTAACTTTGTCTTGCTCTTCCATTTTCTTACCGAAATATCATCTTCCAACATCACATTTCCTCCATATCAGGAACGGGGATCACTCTCTGCATTGAGAAGGCACTGGCTGATTCAGGGGTAACAAGGGAAGAAATTAACTATGTGAATGCGCATGCAACATCTACACAATCAGGCGATTTGAAGGAGTATGAAGCGATAGTTCGTTGCTTCGGCCagaaccctcaggtatatattaccTGATGCCAGAATGTTTTAGCAACTTCAGGAATCACATCCAATAAATTATACACATATCCTTTTGCAGCTAAGGGTGAACTCAACAAAATCAATGACTGGGCATCTTATAGGAGCAGCTGGCGGAATAGAAGCTGTTGCTTGTATACAAGTAAGGAGCTCTTGTTTGCTATAGTTTTATCCGTTTATCCTATTACTTGGACAAAATTTCAGTTTCTTGAATTATCCATTAAGGACTATGGATTTCTTGAATCATGTCTCTTTGTCCCCACATTAGTTTTGTCTTTTCAAATATTGATCCAATATGCTGATCTCTAGTTCAATTGGTAGTAGATGTAGACAGAAACATGAAGCTTGCATCTGTTGGAATTAGTGAAATGTAACAATATTACCAGTATATCTAGCAAGGATAGAGATAGACAACCTATTGCTTACATAGCTATTTCTTACATCATTGATCATTCGTGTATAACATTTGAACTGGGTCTGTATGAGAACAATAGTTACAAACTAGCAAGTCAAAAGTTGAAGTGTCGAGCAACAGATTCTATCTGCATGATACTACATTTCTCTAGCTTTTCCAAGAAGATCTATAGACGTCATTCATTTAATGTTACTACAATTGTTAATGCGAGATCATCATGGTTGTATTACTCATTACTTTTTGTTCTGTTGTTCATTGCAGGCTATAAGAACTGGTTGGGTCCATCCAAATCTGAATTTGGAGAACCCAGAAAAAGTAGTGGTAAGCTTGTTGCAAATTATTGTTTTCCACAGTAGATCTACCTTTGGGACCTCTTTTAGACTTATCTCTTATTTGGTTGGTAAAATATCTTGCATAGATTGAAGCCTGTCTCCTTAACTATATTGACCCCCACCAGATTTGcttattactccctccatcccataatgtaagacgttttttggcactggtgtagtgttaaaaaacatcttatattatgggacagagggagtatttgctaGCACTAAATAAGCTAGGATATGAATGAACAAAATTTGCAGTAATATATCACTAGAGCTCATTTCATCCAATGAATGTTCTGATCTCAATCTTGGCTACAGGATGTGGGCGTTTTAGTTGGAGCAGAGAAGGAGAGGTGCGAAGTAAAGGTGGCGCTGTCAAACTCATTCGGATTCGGTGGGCATAACTCATCAATTCTGTTtgcccccttcaagtaaactcgggaTGGTGATCTGCTTGTTGTCCGATTATGGAATGGAACTGGAACTGGAACTGCATATACAAGACTAGTGGAGTAGCTAGGCGGCTTCTTTGAATATTACATGGAGGTCTGAGCTGAGAAGATCATCGTATTACTTACAGTTGAGCTAAGAAAGCGTCGAGGCCTCCGAGCCCCCAGCCATGTTCATATTTGTCGACATCGCATCACAGGCACATCCCCTGTCAAAGGGTCCAGTCTTCCTTTCGCAAGCGAAGAATCATGTGGTGTAGCCTATGGCCTATGTTTATTGTTATTCAAGTACAGTATTGTCGGATAATCCACCTTCCCATAACTTGCCCTTCCTGTGCCCGTAAGTTTTCGCCTTGGCCGTCTGCCCCTCATGGGTGCTCGTTCCTAGATTTGGTGATGAGAGACCCTTGCAGAGGTGCTGCTGCTGGGATTTGCTGTTGTATTGATGTTCTAGTAACCGTGGTTCGTGTAAGCATGTCTGAACTTGGCAGCACTGCTCCCCCCATTCGTTGATTTTCCATGTGGGATTTCCTGTTAACTGGATTAAAGTCGTTGTAATCATGCTTAATTTTCTCGTCAAATTTTTGGGCAAACATTGCCCGAAGCTGTCCTGTAAAATAAGCTCAGGCACATTGAAACAGTCTGGAG is a window of Triticum dicoccoides isolate Atlit2015 ecotype Zavitan chromosome 2B, WEW_v2.0, whole genome shotgun sequence DNA encoding:
- the LOC119362982 gene encoding 3-oxoacyl-[acyl-carrier-protein] synthase II, chloroplastic-like, with product MAAAAPPLCAWLVAAGAHADCGADEHHRQQHRQTQCLDAGSGAMFGLDRRPLGARRRGSARSGMAMSVALQPERVIVEKKRPDVKQRRVVVTGMGVVTPLGHDPDVFYNNLLDGHSGISEIETFDCSKFPTRIAGEIKSFSTEGWVVPKLSKRMDKFMLYLITAGKKALENGGLTEEVRNDLDKTRCGVLIGSAMGGMKVFNDAIEALRVSYRKMNPFCVPFATTNMGSAILAMDLGWMGPNYSISTACATSNFCILNAANHIRRGEADVMLCGGSDAPLIPIGLGGFVACRALSQRNSDPTKASRPWDMDRDGFVMGEGAGVLVLEELEHAKQRGATIYAEFLGGSFTCDAYHMTEPHPEGTGITLCIEKALADSGVTREEINYVNAHATSTQSGDLKEYEAIVRCFGQNPQLRVNSTKSMTGHLIGAAGGIEAVACIQAIRTGWVHPNLNLENPEKVVDVGVLVGAEKERCEVKVALSNSFGFGGHNSSILFAPFK